The following proteins come from a genomic window of Rutidosis leptorrhynchoides isolate AG116_Rl617_1_P2 chromosome 10, CSIRO_AGI_Rlap_v1, whole genome shotgun sequence:
- the LOC139870681 gene encoding uncharacterized protein — translation MSPCSVPPLPVLKKDGSMRISAKSAFESLKEKLSSTPILTLPNFDMLFELECDASGVGIGAVLVQGKRPVAYFSEKLNGSKLNYSTYDKEFYAIIRSVDHWSHYLKPRRYSLLSIPEARVLGFSFVKELYEVDLDFAKILSCSPIESKRDYVEQDGFLFKGNRLCISKDSIRELLTIEAHGGGLAGHFGINKTLEILNEHFY, via the exons atgagtccttgttcagtaccaCCTTTGCCGGTTCTAAAGAAAGATGGCTCCatgagaat TTCTGCAAAATCAGCATTTGAATCATTGAAAGAAAAGCTAAGTTCAACACCTATACTTACTTTGCCTAATTTTGATATGCTGTTTGAACTTGAGtgtgatgcaagtggtgttggcattggagCTGTGTTAGTACAAGGCAAAAGAccagtagcttatttcagtgaaaagctaaATGGGTCTAAGCTAaattatagcacttatgataaaGAGTTTTATGCCATCATTCGATCTGTTGATCACTGGTCTCATTATTTGAAGCCAAG GAGGTATTCGTTGTTGTCAATTCCGGAGGCTAGAGTTCTTGGGTTCTCATTTGTTAAGGAATTATATGAAGTTGATCTAGACTTTGCTAAAATTTTGAGTTGTTCGCCAATTGAGTCCAAAAGGGATTATGTTGAGCAAGATGGTTTTCTATTCAAAGGCAACAGATTGTGCATCTCAAAAGATTCAATAAGGGAGTTGCTGACTATAGAAGCACATGGAGGGGGTCTAGCTGGTCATTTTGGGATTAACAAGACATTGGAGATCCTAAATGAACACTTTTACTAG